One genomic window of Roseateles sp. DAIF2 includes the following:
- a CDS encoding VOC family protein, with the protein MSNKRRVTGIGGIFFTAKDPGALRAWYQRHLGIELLPWGGAAFSWTDAAGQPTAGTTIWSIGAAGDESFAPGSAPFVINYRVDNLDALLQALRDEGCQVLDRTDDSEYGKFGWVIDPEGNKVELWQPPPGR; encoded by the coding sequence ATGAGCAACAAGCGACGCGTCACCGGCATCGGCGGCATCTTCTTCACGGCCAAAGATCCCGGCGCATTGCGCGCCTGGTACCAGCGCCATCTGGGCATCGAGCTGCTGCCCTGGGGCGGTGCCGCCTTCAGTTGGACCGACGCGGCAGGCCAGCCGACGGCCGGCACGACGATCTGGTCCATCGGCGCGGCCGGCGACGAGTCCTTCGCCCCCGGCAGCGCGCCCTTCGTGATCAATTACCGCGTCGACAATCTGGACGCGCTGCTGCAGGCTCTGCGGGACGAGGGCTGCCAGGTCCTGGATCGGACCGACGATTCGGAGTACGGCAAGTTCGGCTGGGTCATCGACCCGGAGGGCAACAAGGTCGAGCTCTGGCAGCCGCCGCCCGGTCGGTGA
- a CDS encoding DMT family transporter, which translates to MPPSRASRALWVGLLTILVWGLNFPLQKTLFQVIGPGGFLFLRYLLMPVCAALLLLWHFGLAWPRLPRADWWALLRLGLIGQGLHLALASYGVHWSTAFSSSVLLACGPVFTLLILRLTGLEALSRAQILGVAVAAGGALLFMSDKLLGAQWQASGGDLVLLLAAALFSYYTVASKPLIARHGGVLVMGHVTLFASLPVLLFSAPAAARVDWAGISPWLWAGAIWAVVVSGFAGWLAWGWVNAQRGVARTAPLVYLMPPIAALSAWVAMGESFSPVKLLAAAVTLGGVALAQFARPSPARGGA; encoded by the coding sequence ATGCCCCCATCCCGCGCTTCCCGGGCCCTCTGGGTCGGCCTGCTGACCATCCTGGTCTGGGGCCTGAACTTCCCGCTGCAGAAGACCCTGTTCCAGGTCATCGGCCCGGGCGGTTTCCTGTTCCTGCGCTACCTGCTGATGCCCGTCTGCGCGGCCCTGCTGCTGCTGTGGCATTTCGGCCTGGCCTGGCCGCGCCTGCCGCGCGCCGACTGGTGGGCACTGCTGCGCCTGGGCCTGATCGGCCAGGGCCTGCACCTGGCGCTGGCCAGCTACGGCGTGCATTGGTCTACCGCCTTCTCCAGCTCGGTGCTGCTGGCCTGCGGCCCGGTGTTCACCCTGCTGATCCTGCGCCTGACCGGGCTGGAGGCGCTGTCGCGCGCGCAGATCCTGGGCGTCGCGGTGGCGGCCGGCGGCGCGCTGCTCTTCATGTCCGACAAGCTGCTGGGCGCGCAATGGCAGGCCAGCGGCGGCGACCTGGTGCTGCTGCTGGCGGCCGCGCTGTTCAGCTATTACACGGTGGCCAGCAAGCCGCTGATCGCGCGCCATGGCGGCGTGCTGGTGATGGGCCATGTGACCCTGTTCGCCAGCCTGCCGGTGCTGCTGTTCAGCGCGCCGGCCGCGGCCCGGGTCGACTGGGCCGGCATCTCGCCCTGGCTGTGGGCCGGCGCGATCTGGGCCGTGGTGGTCAGCGGCTTCGCCGGCTGGCTGGCCTGGGGCTGGGTCAATGCACAGCGCGGCGTGGCCCGCACCGCGCCGCTGGTCTACCTGATGCCGCCGATCGCCGCGCTGTCGGCCTGGGTCGCGATGGGCGAGAGCTTCAGCCCGGTCAAGCTGCTGGCCGCCGCGGTCACGCTGGGCGGCGTCGCGCTGGCCCAGTTCGCCCGGCCCTCGCCGGCGCGGGGCGGGGCTTAG
- a CDS encoding YbhB/YbcL family Raf kinase inhibitor-like protein, which yields MHRQQARKFALAAALIGASTLVHAAGFKLSSPDIKAGGLIPQRFEFNGFGCSGENRSPVLQWSGAPAGTKSFAVTVYDPDAPTGSGWWHWSVVNLPAELTGLPADAGAVGGAKLPQGASHVRIDYGVAGWGGTCPPPGDKPHRYIFTVYALKTERLDLPADATAALAGYMIKANALGQASFTARYGRPKGN from the coding sequence ATGCATCGTCAACAAGCACGCAAGTTCGCCCTGGCCGCCGCCCTGATCGGCGCCTCGACCCTGGTCCATGCCGCCGGCTTCAAGCTGAGCAGCCCGGACATCAAGGCCGGTGGCCTGATTCCGCAGCGTTTCGAGTTCAACGGCTTCGGCTGTTCCGGCGAGAACCGCTCGCCGGTCCTGCAATGGAGCGGCGCGCCGGCCGGCACCAAGAGCTTCGCCGTCACGGTCTACGACCCGGATGCGCCGACCGGCTCGGGCTGGTGGCATTGGTCGGTGGTCAACCTGCCGGCCGAGCTGACCGGGCTGCCGGCCGACGCCGGCGCGGTGGGCGGCGCCAAGCTGCCCCAGGGCGCCAGCCATGTGCGCATCGACTACGGCGTCGCCGGCTGGGGCGGCACCTGCCCGCCGCCGGGCGACAAGCCGCACCGCTACATCTTCACCGTCTATGCGCTGAAGACGGAGCGGCTGGACCTGCCCGCCGATGCCACCGCCGCGCTGGCCGGCTACATGATCAAGGCCAACGCGCTGGGCCAGGCCAGCTTCACGGCCCGCTACGGCCGGCCGAAGGGCAACTAG
- a CDS encoding helix-turn-helix domain-containing protein: MNNAATSAASSPNIASPLAALRAQRRISQLELSLRVGVSQRHLSCIETGRSRASREMLIAVLDALEAPLDERNKVLLAAGYAPAYRETSLDDPEMAPVRAALTHLLEAHDPAPALVIDGAWNLLMANKGLRGLMRLLGVDPALLEHDFNLLRACLQPGGLRHLCANEDEVCAALWQRASSEAQHVPALRPLLEELRPHVPRLIAPAPVTPLMHTRLRSSAGELALFSAFTTFGTPLDVTVASLRVEHFFPADAATRAALMRAASD; this comes from the coding sequence ATGAACAACGCCGCCACCTCCGCTGCTTCATCCCCGAACATCGCCTCGCCGCTGGCCGCACTGCGTGCCCAGCGCCGCATCAGCCAGCTGGAGCTGTCGCTGCGCGTCGGCGTCTCGCAGCGCCATCTCAGCTGCATCGAGACCGGCCGCTCGCGCGCCAGCCGCGAGATGCTGATCGCCGTGCTGGACGCGCTGGAGGCGCCGCTGGACGAGCGCAACAAGGTGCTGCTGGCGGCCGGCTATGCACCGGCCTACCGCGAGACCAGCCTGGACGACCCCGAGATGGCGCCGGTGCGCGCCGCGCTGACCCATCTGCTGGAGGCGCATGATCCGGCCCCCGCGCTGGTGATCGACGGTGCCTGGAACCTGCTGATGGCCAACAAGGGTCTGCGCGGCCTGATGCGTCTGCTGGGCGTCGACCCGGCGCTGCTGGAACACGACTTCAACCTGCTGCGCGCCTGCCTGCAGCCCGGCGGCCTGCGCCATCTGTGCGCCAACGAGGACGAGGTCTGCGCCGCCCTGTGGCAGCGCGCCAGCAGCGAGGCCCAGCATGTGCCGGCGCTGCGCCCGCTGCTGGAGGAACTGCGCCCGCATGTGCCGCGCCTGATCGCGCCGGCCCCGGTGACCCCGCTGATGCACACGCGGCTGCGCTCCTCGGCCGGCGAGCTGGCCCTGTTCTCCGCCTTCACCACCTTCGGCACGCCGCTGGACGTGACCGTGGCCTCGCTGCGCGTCGAGCATTTCTTCCCGGCCGATGCTGCGACGCGGGCGGCGTTGATGAGGGCGGCGTCGGATTGA
- a CDS encoding DUF4397 domain-containing protein produces MGFKRLAAGLMMMTGLTLLAACGGSGGSDSSNKGKAQLRLVNASSAYTGLDLKIGETSLATGVAYGGASSYAAVDADTSLTMLVQSGGTTLTSRSATMTKDRNYALISYGWAGNMKAEAIDESQDAPADNYSKLQVINLAETGKLDVYLTQNVDDLGNATPTFASTEGGGGISTVASGAYRVRVTAAGSKTDLRLNIPTITLASKQVATLVITPTQGGVLVGSLLMTQQGATSAQGASNARARVVSTVADNAAVTATLGGTTMLANNSKIGEYQIVTAGQPVLNATVAGVAIPARTTTLAAGSDYTLLIWGPANAPQVEVLADDNRLPVASTAKFRVINGLANQNGGLTLTLDYSAIASNVPAGKSSAIASVTAPTTSQLSVFTPDQVQPIYNVPTLAVQNQGVYTVFMMGSAAKPEGILRKDR; encoded by the coding sequence ATGGGTTTCAAGCGCCTGGCCGCAGGTTTGATGATGATGACCGGCCTGACCCTGCTCGCCGCCTGCGGCGGCAGCGGTGGCAGTGACAGCAGCAACAAGGGCAAGGCGCAGCTGCGGCTGGTCAATGCCAGCAGCGCCTACACCGGCCTGGACCTGAAGATCGGCGAGACCTCCCTCGCCACCGGCGTCGCCTATGGCGGCGCCAGCTCCTATGCCGCGGTCGATGCCGACACCAGCCTGACGATGCTGGTGCAGTCCGGCGGCACCACGCTGACCTCGCGCAGCGCCACGATGACCAAGGATCGGAACTACGCCCTGATCAGCTATGGCTGGGCCGGCAATATGAAGGCCGAGGCCATCGACGAGTCGCAGGACGCGCCGGCCGACAACTACAGCAAGCTGCAGGTCATCAACCTGGCCGAGACCGGCAAGCTCGACGTTTACCTGACCCAGAACGTCGACGACCTGGGCAATGCCACGCCGACCTTCGCCTCCACCGAGGGCGGCGGCGGGATCAGCACCGTCGCCAGCGGCGCCTACCGCGTGCGCGTCACCGCCGCCGGCAGCAAGACCGACCTGCGCCTGAACATCCCGACCATCACGCTGGCCAGCAAGCAGGTCGCCACCCTGGTGATCACGCCGACCCAGGGCGGCGTCCTGGTCGGCAGCCTGCTGATGACCCAGCAGGGCGCCACCAGCGCCCAGGGCGCCAGCAATGCGCGTGCCCGCGTCGTCTCCACCGTCGCCGACAACGCCGCGGTCACCGCCACGCTGGGCGGCACCACGATGCTGGCCAACAACAGCAAGATCGGTGAGTACCAGATCGTCACCGCCGGCCAGCCGGTGTTGAACGCGACCGTCGCCGGCGTGGCCATCCCCGCCAGGACCACCACCCTGGCCGCCGGCAGCGACTACACCCTGCTTATCTGGGGCCCGGCCAATGCGCCGCAGGTCGAGGTGCTGGCCGACGACAACCGCCTGCCCGTCGCCAGCACCGCCAAGTTCCGCGTGATCAACGGCCTGGCCAACCAGAACGGCGGCCTGACGCTGACCCTGGACTACAGCGCCATCGCCAGCAATGTGCCGGCCGGCAAGAGCTCGGCCATTGCGAGCGTCACCGCACCGACCACCTCGCAGCTGAGCGTCTTCACGCCCGACCAGGTGCAGCCGATCTACAACGTCCCCACCCTGGCGGTGCAGAACCAGGGCGTCTACACCGTCTTCATGATGGGCAGCGCCGCCAAACCGGAAGGCATCCTGCGCAAGGACCGCTGA
- a CDS encoding VOC family protein translates to MIPKNTICLWYDGGALEAAQFYARTFPDSAVGRVLHAPGDYPSGKQGDVLTVEFTVAGIPCLGLNGGPAFKPDEAFSFQIATDDQAETDRLWQAIIDNGGQASACGWCKDRWGLSWQITPRVLIEAINDPDPAAARRAFEAMMQMGKIDIATIEAARRG, encoded by the coding sequence ATGATCCCCAAGAACACGATCTGTCTCTGGTACGACGGTGGCGCGCTGGAGGCCGCGCAGTTCTATGCGCGGACCTTTCCGGACAGCGCGGTGGGCCGGGTGCTGCATGCGCCCGGCGACTATCCCTCCGGCAAGCAGGGCGATGTGCTGACGGTCGAGTTCACCGTGGCCGGCATTCCCTGCCTCGGCCTGAACGGCGGGCCGGCCTTCAAGCCCGACGAGGCTTTTTCCTTCCAGATCGCCACCGACGACCAGGCCGAGACCGACCGCCTGTGGCAGGCGATCATCGACAACGGCGGCCAGGCCAGCGCCTGCGGCTGGTGCAAGGACCGATGGGGCCTGTCCTGGCAGATCACGCCGCGCGTGCTGATCGAGGCGATCAACGATCCCGACCCCGCCGCGGCCCGGCGCGCCTTCGAGGCGATGATGCAGATGGGCAAGATCGACATCGCGACGATCGAGGCGGCCCGGCGCGGCTGA
- a CDS encoding DNA alkylation repair protein translates to MQDLTLVTPSVTLEQRLERALQLLRAQARPEQLEALARFGITGATRLGLSVPQMRALGKQLGRKDHELALALWDTGIPDAQIVAALLADPAALTVAQMNHWTRGMQAWDVCDQACGNAFARSPLAWARIPVWAGAGEEFVRRAAFALLATLAVHDKRRPDADFAALLPLIEAAADDERNFVKKAVNWALRQIGKRSAGLRLEAIACAERLRQRPEKSARWIAADALRELKKYQ, encoded by the coding sequence ATGCAAGACCTGACACTCGTCACGCCATCCGTCACGCTGGAGCAGCGCCTGGAGCGGGCGCTGCAGCTGCTGCGCGCGCAGGCGCGGCCGGAGCAGCTGGAGGCGCTGGCGCGCTTTGGCATCACCGGCGCGACCCGGCTGGGCCTGTCGGTGCCGCAGATGCGGGCCCTGGGCAAGCAGCTGGGCCGCAAGGACCATGAGCTGGCGCTGGCGCTGTGGGACACCGGCATCCCGGACGCGCAGATCGTCGCGGCGCTGCTGGCCGATCCGGCCGCGCTGACGGTTGCGCAGATGAACCACTGGACGCGCGGCATGCAGGCCTGGGATGTCTGCGACCAGGCCTGCGGCAATGCCTTCGCCCGCTCGCCGCTGGCCTGGGCGCGCATCCCGGTCTGGGCCGGCGCGGGCGAGGAATTCGTCAGGCGCGCCGCCTTCGCGCTGCTGGCGACCCTGGCGGTGCACGACAAGCGGCGGCCCGATGCGGACTTCGCCGCGCTGCTGCCGCTGATCGAGGCGGCGGCCGACGACGAGCGCAACTTCGTCAAGAAGGCGGTCAACTGGGCGCTGCGCCAGATCGGCAAGCGCTCGGCCGGGCTGAGGCTGGAGGCCATCGCCTGCGCCGAGCGGCTGCGCCAGCGGCCCGAGAAGAGCGCGCGCTGGATCGCGGCGGATGCGCTGCGCGAGCTGAAGAAGTACCAGTAG
- a CDS encoding DUF2798 domain-containing protein has protein sequence MTKNAFDSSSQPSIVPTARSRKLPARYAGIVMPLLLSILMTCIVSAISTLRGVGPVPGFLRIWLGSWAWSWVVAFPTLLLVLPLVRRLTAAVVETR, from the coding sequence ATGACAAAAAACGCTTTCGACTCCTCCTCACAGCCCTCCATCGTTCCCACCGCCCGCTCGCGCAAGCTGCCGGCCCGCTATGCCGGCATCGTGATGCCGCTGCTGCTGTCCATCCTGATGACCTGCATCGTCTCCGCGATCAGCACCCTGCGCGGCGTCGGCCCGGTGCCCGGTTTCCTGCGCATCTGGCTGGGCTCATGGGCCTGGTCCTGGGTGGTCGCCTTCCCGACCCTGCTGCTGGTGCTGCCGCTGGTGCGGCGCCTGACCGCGGCGGTCGTCGAGACCCGCTGA
- a CDS encoding ABC transporter substrate-binding protein, with the protein MPSRISRRHLLRLLLLLAPALPAAATPPLAGLRVVSGDLPPFAIEGQPQRPGVLVEVVEELLRRAGPSPQRVEIYPWARAMQMAANNPRVAILPLTRTPEREPRYQWLLKLYVQHFVFINRGGQPPVSTLEQARGLRLTVLRASPNLAQLQRHGFDARQVVLANSVEDMLRLLERGHVDALYGGDVVNMDKVRSSGRDPAQFQVGLELEAGEVWLATSSGVEDTERARLQELYQAMLRDGSVERLFRAYGIRPREQDLR; encoded by the coding sequence ATGCCATCCAGGATCTCTCGACGCCATCTGCTGCGGCTACTACTGCTGCTTGCACCGGCCCTGCCGGCCGCGGCCACACCGCCGCTCGCCGGGCTGCGCGTCGTCAGCGGCGACCTGCCGCCCTTCGCGATCGAAGGCCAGCCGCAGCGCCCCGGCGTGCTGGTCGAGGTGGTCGAGGAGCTGCTGCGCCGCGCCGGCCCCTCGCCGCAACGGGTCGAGATCTATCCCTGGGCGCGCGCGATGCAGATGGCCGCCAACAACCCGCGCGTGGCCATCCTGCCGCTGACGCGCACGCCCGAGCGCGAGCCCCGCTACCAATGGCTGCTGAAGCTCTATGTGCAGCATTTCGTCTTCATCAACCGCGGCGGCCAGCCGCCGGTGTCGACCCTGGAACAGGCGCGCGGCCTGCGCCTGACGGTGCTGCGCGCCAGCCCGAACCTGGCGCAGCTGCAGCGCCATGGCTTCGACGCCAGGCAGGTGGTGCTGGCCAACAGCGTCGAGGACATGCTGCGCCTGCTGGAGCGCGGCCATGTCGACGCGCTCTATGGTGGCGACGTGGTCAATATGGACAAGGTGCGCAGCAGCGGCCGCGATCCGGCGCAGTTCCAGGTCGGCCTGGAGCTGGAGGCCGGCGAGGTCTGGCTGGCCACCAGCAGCGGCGTCGAGGACACCGAGCGCGCCCGCCTGCAGGAGCTCTACCAGGCGATGCTGCGCGACGGCAGCGTCGAGCGCTTGTTCCGCGCCTATGGCATCCGGCCTCGCGAGCAGGACCTGCGTTGA
- a CDS encoding thioredoxin family protein, whose product MKPTPLTALALALALIAPVAQATAPATSAGVAWQSAAADADIERAFARAKAEKKPVLLYWGAKWCPPCNQLKATLFNRQDFIEQSRAFVAVNIDGDLPGAQKLGARFKVRGYPTMILFSPEGQELTRLPGEADAPQVLQVLQLGLAGGRPVKAVLADAQAGKKLGANEWRLLGFYSWETDEQQLVPAAERPGLLVQLAVASAGAGDAETTNRLWLKALAASQGGQGVKPDAALRERVRGILGDAKLSRTHADVLGNEASDIVKALSPEAGAERQALVAEYDLALKRLEADATLSRADRSQALIARVQLARIDQPKDSLTPTLPPALVQDVKAHAAKADREVTEGYERQAVITSVAYLLGQAGLWKESDELLKTSLAKSHSPYYLMSQLGGNARKQGRTEEALRWYEESFAKSEGPATRLQWGSGYFAALVDLAPQDAARIEKTAAQLFKEAAQDKGAFYERSARSLQRVGAKLSSWNAGGQHQAVLNRLKTQLNGVCAKVDTADQQRATCEALIKAPVKKG is encoded by the coding sequence ATGAAACCGACCCCACTCACCGCGCTGGCGCTCGCGCTGGCCCTGATCGCCCCGGTCGCTCAGGCGACCGCTCCCGCCACCAGCGCCGGCGTGGCCTGGCAGAGCGCCGCGGCCGATGCCGACATCGAACGCGCCTTCGCCCGCGCCAAGGCCGAGAAGAAGCCGGTGCTGCTGTACTGGGGCGCCAAATGGTGTCCGCCCTGCAACCAGCTGAAGGCCACGCTGTTCAACCGCCAGGACTTCATCGAGCAGTCGCGCGCCTTCGTCGCGGTCAACATCGACGGCGACCTGCCCGGCGCGCAGAAGCTGGGCGCCCGCTTCAAGGTGCGCGGCTACCCGACGATGATCCTCTTCAGCCCCGAGGGCCAGGAGCTGACCCGCCTGCCCGGCGAGGCCGACGCGCCCCAGGTGCTGCAGGTGCTGCAGCTGGGCCTGGCCGGCGGCCGCCCGGTCAAGGCGGTGCTGGCCGATGCCCAGGCCGGCAAGAAGCTGGGCGCCAACGAATGGCGCCTGCTGGGCTTCTACTCCTGGGAGACCGATGAGCAGCAGCTGGTGCCGGCCGCCGAGCGCCCCGGCCTGCTGGTGCAGCTGGCCGTGGCCAGCGCCGGCGCGGGCGATGCCGAGACCACCAACCGGCTGTGGCTGAAGGCGCTCGCCGCCAGCCAGGGCGGCCAGGGCGTCAAGCCCGACGCGGCGCTGCGCGAGCGCGTGCGCGGCATCCTGGGCGATGCCAAGCTGAGCCGCACCCATGCCGACGTGCTGGGCAACGAGGCCAGCGACATCGTCAAGGCGCTGAGCCCCGAGGCCGGCGCCGAGCGTCAGGCCCTGGTGGCCGAGTACGACCTGGCGCTGAAGCGCCTGGAGGCCGACGCCACCTTGTCGCGCGCCGACCGCAGCCAGGCCCTGATCGCCCGCGTGCAGCTGGCCCGCATCGACCAGCCCAAGGATTCGCTGACGCCGACGCTCCCGCCCGCCCTGGTGCAGGACGTCAAGGCCCATGCCGCCAAGGCCGACCGCGAGGTCACCGAGGGCTATGAGCGCCAGGCCGTGATCACCTCGGTGGCCTATCTGCTGGGCCAGGCCGGGCTGTGGAAGGAGAGCGACGAGCTGCTGAAGACCAGCCTGGCCAAGAGCCATTCGCCCTACTACCTGATGAGCCAGCTGGGCGGCAATGCGCGCAAGCAGGGCCGCACCGAGGAGGCGCTGCGCTGGTACGAGGAATCCTTCGCCAAGAGCGAGGGCCCGGCCACCCGCCTGCAATGGGGCTCCGGCTACTTCGCCGCGCTGGTCGACCTGGCGCCGCAGGACGCTGCCAGGATCGAGAAGACCGCGGCCCAGCTGTTCAAGGAGGCCGCGCAGGACAAGGGCGCCTTCTACGAACGCAGCGCACGCTCGCTGCAGCGCGTCGGCGCCAAGCTGTCGAGCTGGAACGCCGGCGGCCAGCACCAGGCGGTGCTGAACCGGCTGAAGACCCAGCTCAACGGCGTCTGCGCCAAGGTCGACACCGCCGACCAGCAGCGCGCCACCTGCGAGGCCTTGATCAAGGCCCCGGTCAAGAAGGGCTGA
- a CDS encoding helix-turn-helix transcriptional regulator, producing MNLPSCGASTQLIRTRVSHRIRTATFRDDLVGWLMAGRKRLATPAGEIRFGAGQVFLIPRATQWDLVNEAAPGGVYEARLIGFAPPLIERFHQRFGQFAGVPALQGAAGTAADAAFAATFEHASAALREEPDSSEAMREHRALELLLLLAERGLVFAPARGLAWADRVQRLVGQRPQADWTVEALARAFHLSASTLQRRLAEEGSSVSRCVREVRLEAALALLQQGSGLQVSEIAARCGYDSHSRFSAAFRQRFGFAPSDLRP from the coding sequence ATGAACCTGCCATCCTGCGGCGCCAGCACCCAGCTGATCCGCACCCGGGTCTCGCACCGCATCCGCACCGCCACGTTCCGCGACGACCTGGTGGGCTGGCTGATGGCGGGCCGCAAGCGCCTGGCCACGCCCGCCGGCGAGATCCGCTTCGGCGCCGGCCAGGTCTTCCTGATCCCGCGCGCGACCCAATGGGACCTGGTCAACGAGGCCGCGCCGGGCGGGGTCTACGAGGCGCGCCTGATCGGCTTCGCGCCGCCGCTGATCGAGCGGTTCCACCAGCGCTTCGGCCAGTTCGCCGGCGTGCCGGCGCTGCAGGGCGCGGCCGGCACCGCGGCGGATGCGGCCTTCGCCGCCACCTTCGAGCATGCCAGCGCGGCGCTGCGAGAAGAGCCCGACAGCTCCGAGGCCATGCGCGAGCATCGGGCGCTGGAGCTGCTGTTGCTGCTGGCCGAGCGCGGCCTGGTGTTTGCGCCGGCGCGCGGCCTGGCCTGGGCCGACCGCGTGCAGCGCCTGGTGGGCCAGCGGCCCCAGGCCGATTGGACGGTGGAGGCGCTGGCGCGCGCCTTCCACCTGAGCGCCAGCACCCTGCAGCGCCGGCTGGCCGAGGAGGGCAGCTCGGTCAGCCGCTGCGTGCGCGAGGTGCGGCTGGAGGCCGCGCTGGCCCTGCTGCAGCAGGGCTCGGGCCTGCAGGTCTCGGAGATCGCGGCCCGCTGCGGCTATGACTCGCACAGCCGCTTTTCCGCCGCCTTCCGGCAGCGCTTCGGCTTCGCGCCCTCGGACTTGCGCCCCTGA
- a CDS encoding IS256 family transposase: protein MPTKKKPAGAGMTALPSIPKELIEQLTGGSTPMTAEQINATTMALKKALIERALGAELSHHLGYPPGTAKPEEAGNQRNGKSAKTVLTEDGPLRIEVPRDRAGSFEPILIPKHERRFTGFDDKIVAMYARGMTVREIQGFLAEQYGTEVSPEFISSVTDAVMTEVSAWQSRPLEPMYPVVFFDALRVKIREDAVVRNKAIYLALGVLPDGTRDILGLWIENTEGAKFWMKVFNDLKTRGVADILIAVTDGLKGIPEALAAVFPATTLQTCIVHLIRNSLDFASWKDRKALAAALKPIYTASSADAAQAELDAFEASAWGQKFPTVTATWRRAWDRVIPFFAFSPAVRRVIYTTNAIESIHSRLRKIIKTRGHFPSDDAATKLLWLALRNITADWGRAAKEWKEAMNQFAIAYGERFT from the coding sequence ATGCCAACCAAGAAGAAGCCGGCGGGAGCCGGCATGACGGCGCTGCCGTCGATCCCCAAGGAACTCATTGAGCAGCTGACCGGCGGCTCGACGCCGATGACGGCCGAGCAGATCAACGCCACGACCATGGCGCTGAAGAAGGCGCTGATCGAGCGCGCGTTGGGCGCGGAGCTGTCGCACCACTTGGGCTATCCGCCCGGCACGGCCAAGCCGGAGGAGGCCGGCAACCAGCGCAACGGCAAGTCCGCCAAGACGGTCTTGACCGAGGACGGTCCGTTGCGCATCGAGGTGCCGCGCGACCGCGCCGGCTCGTTCGAACCCATCCTTATCCCCAAGCACGAGCGGCGCTTCACCGGCTTCGACGACAAGATCGTGGCCATGTACGCGCGTGGCATGACGGTGCGCGAGATTCAGGGCTTCCTGGCCGAGCAGTACGGCACCGAGGTCAGCCCCGAGTTCATCAGCTCCGTGACGGATGCCGTGATGACCGAGGTCTCGGCCTGGCAGAGCCGGCCGCTGGAGCCGATGTATCCGGTGGTGTTCTTCGACGCTCTGCGCGTGAAGATTCGCGAGGATGCGGTGGTGCGCAACAAGGCTATCTACCTGGCCCTGGGCGTGCTGCCCGATGGCACGCGCGACATCCTGGGCCTGTGGATCGAGAACACCGAGGGCGCGAAGTTCTGGATGAAGGTCTTCAACGATCTGAAGACCCGAGGAGTCGCCGACATCCTGATTGCCGTCACCGATGGGCTCAAGGGCATCCCCGAGGCGCTCGCTGCCGTGTTCCCAGCCACGACGCTGCAGACCTGCATCGTGCACCTGATCCGCAACAGCCTGGACTTCGCGAGCTGGAAGGACCGCAAGGCCCTGGCGGCGGCCTTGAAGCCAATCTACACGGCGTCCAGTGCTGACGCGGCCCAGGCCGAACTCGATGCCTTCGAGGCGAGCGCCTGGGGCCAGAAGTTCCCGACCGTGACGGCCACCTGGCGCCGGGCCTGGGATCGGGTCATCCCGTTCTTCGCCTTCAGCCCAGCCGTGCGGCGCGTGATCTACACGACCAACGCCATCGAGAGCATCCACAGTCGGCTGCGCAAGATCATCAAGACGCGCGGCCACTTCCCCAGTGACGATGCCGCTACCAAGCTCCTGTGGCTGGCGCTGCGCAATATCACGGCCGACTGGGGCCGCGCGGCCAAGGAATGGAAGGAGGCCATGAACCAATTCGCCATCGCCTACGGCGAGCGATTTACCTGA
- a CDS encoding DNA-binding protein: protein MADAEENNKTTSNRDIGFEQVAAAAQRLADGGRPVTLGGLRDTLGAGASAQAIHPHLAAWRAAQAPAAEAPKVELPAPLAAALGDWARQLAEDAAAGLRDKLSHSDGDLASLLQLNEQAETARDALSAQLAALTEERDQALARLAERDASIERLTIELRHARDIASDALVGKAKDQLAIEGKEAQLADLRRQIERHVAASATESDARLAAEMELVGATTARDNFAAEIAELRAQLDALRAGR, encoded by the coding sequence ATGGCAGACGCAGAAGAAAACAACAAGACCACCAGCAATCGAGACATCGGCTTCGAGCAGGTCGCCGCCGCCGCGCAGCGCCTGGCGGACGGTGGCCGGCCGGTCACGCTCGGCGGCCTGCGCGACACGCTCGGGGCGGGCGCCTCGGCGCAGGCCATCCACCCGCATCTGGCGGCCTGGCGCGCCGCGCAGGCACCGGCCGCCGAGGCACCCAAGGTGGAGCTGCCCGCGCCCCTGGCGGCCGCGCTGGGCGATTGGGCCAGGCAGCTGGCCGAGGACGCCGCCGCCGGCCTGCGCGACAAGCTCTCGCACAGCGATGGCGACCTGGCCTCGCTGCTGCAGCTCAACGAGCAGGCCGAAACCGCGCGCGACGCGCTGAGCGCGCAACTGGCCGCGCTCACCGAGGAGCGCGACCAGGCCCTGGCGCGGCTGGCGGAGCGCGACGCCAGCATCGAGCGGCTGACCATCGAGCTGCGCCATGCGCGCGACATCGCCTCCGACGCCCTGGTCGGCAAGGCCAAGGACCAGCTGGCGATCGAGGGCAAGGAGGCGCAGCTCGCCGATCTGCGCCGCCAGATCGAGCGCCATGTGGCCGCCTCGGCCACCGAATCCGACGCGCGCCTGGCGGCCGAGATGGAGCTGGTCGGCGCGACCACGGCGCGCGACAACTTCGCCGCCGAGATCGCGGAGCTGCGCGCGCAGCTGGACGCGCTGCGCGCCGGCCGCTGA